A single genomic interval of Nerophis lumbriciformis linkage group LG17, RoL_Nlum_v2.1, whole genome shotgun sequence harbors:
- the mrps23 gene encoding small ribosomal subunit protein mS23 isoform X3 translates to MAGSRVERVGTVFSRVRDLMRSGVKKPEEKPIWYDVYKAFPPKREPLHVRSCTRFKVQGQDDKKPDPVPEIFYAEDEVRAKFYDQYGMGSQPFNLFKSDFVSTSQRFVKKYEELKSHSEMDKSLLFEQTAKALLAEGIILRRRGAPVLALARSTQTSKYSGRDPVLGWKLTDMFAEQDVSDAEGKQDKLAEQYVSDAEGKQDKLAEQYVSDAEGKQDMFAEQYVSDAEGKQDMFAEQYGSDAEGKQDKLAEQYVSDAEGKQDKLAEQYVSDAEGKQDKLAEQYVSDAEGKQDMLAEQYVSDAEGKQEHTTKSS, encoded by the exons ATGGCGGGTAGCAGAGTGGAGAGGGTCGGGACGGTCTTTTCACG GGTTCGAGATCTGATGCGGTCtggagtgaaaaagccagaagAGAAACCGATCTGGTATGATGTGTACAAAGCTTTTCCACCAAAACGGGAACCACTTCATGTGAGGTCCTGTACAAGATTCAAGGTTCAAGGTCAAGATGACAAGAAACCAGACCCCGTGCCTGAAATTTTCTACGCAGAAGATGAAGTTAGAGC GAAGTTCTATGACCAGTACGGGATGGGTTCTCAGCCGTTCAACCTTTTCAAATCAGACTTCGTCTCTACCAGTCAGAG GTTTGTCAAGAAGTATGAAGAGTTAAAGAGCCACTCTGAGATGGACAAGTCTCTTCTATTTGAGCAGACTGCAAAGGCTTTACTAGCAGAAGGCATCATACTGAGGAGAAGAGGTGCTCCAGTGCTAGCTCTGGCCAGAAGCACTCAGACATCCAAATATTCA GGCAGAGATCCAGTGTTGGGGTGGAAGCTGACTGACATGTTTGCTGAGCAGGATGTAAGTGATGCTGAAG GCAAGCAAGACAAGTTAGCTGAGCAGTATGTTAGTGATGCTGAAGGCAAGCAAGACAAGTTAGCTGAGCAGTATGTTAGTGATGCTGAAGGCAAGCAAGACATGTTTGCTGAGCAGTATGTAAGTGATGCTGAAGGCAAGCAAGACATGTTTGCTGAGCAGTATGGAAGTGATGCTGAAGGCAAGCAAGACAAGTTAGCTGAGCAGTATGTAAGTGATGCTGAAGGCAAGCAAGACAAGTTAGCTGAGCAGTATGTTAGTGATGCTGAAGGCAAGCAAGACAAGTTAGCTGAGCAGTATGTTAGTGATGCTGAAGGCAAGCAAGACATGTTAGCTGAGCAGTATGTTAGTGATGCTGAAGGCAAGCAAGAGCACACCACAAAgagctcttag
- the mrps23 gene encoding small ribosomal subunit protein mS23 isoform X1 produces the protein MAGSRVERVGTVFSRVRDLMRSGVKKPEEKPIWYDVYKAFPPKREPLHVRSCTRFKVQGQDDKKPDPVPEIFYAEDEVRAKFYDQYGMGSQPFNLFKSDFVSTSQRFVKKYEELKSHSEMDKSLLFEQTAKALLAEGIILRRRGAPVLALARSTQTSKYSGRDPVLGWKLTDMFAEQDVSDAEGKQDMFAEQYGSDAEGKQDKLAEQYVSDAEGKQDKLAEQYVSDAEGKQDKLAEQYVSDAEGKQDKLAEQYVSDAEGKQDMFAEQYVSDAEGKQDMFAEQYGSDAEGKQDKLAEQYVSDAEGKQDKLAEQYVSDAEGKQDKLAEQYVSDAEGKQDMLAEQYVSDAEGKQEHTTKSS, from the exons ATGGCGGGTAGCAGAGTGGAGAGGGTCGGGACGGTCTTTTCACG GGTTCGAGATCTGATGCGGTCtggagtgaaaaagccagaagAGAAACCGATCTGGTATGATGTGTACAAAGCTTTTCCACCAAAACGGGAACCACTTCATGTGAGGTCCTGTACAAGATTCAAGGTTCAAGGTCAAGATGACAAGAAACCAGACCCCGTGCCTGAAATTTTCTACGCAGAAGATGAAGTTAGAGC GAAGTTCTATGACCAGTACGGGATGGGTTCTCAGCCGTTCAACCTTTTCAAATCAGACTTCGTCTCTACCAGTCAGAG GTTTGTCAAGAAGTATGAAGAGTTAAAGAGCCACTCTGAGATGGACAAGTCTCTTCTATTTGAGCAGACTGCAAAGGCTTTACTAGCAGAAGGCATCATACTGAGGAGAAGAGGTGCTCCAGTGCTAGCTCTGGCCAGAAGCACTCAGACATCCAAATATTCA GGCAGAGATCCAGTGTTGGGGTGGAAGCTGACTGACATGTTTGCTGAGCAGGATGTAAGTGATGCTGAAGGCAAGCAAGACATGTTTGCTGAGCAGTATGGAAGTGATGCTGAAGGCAAGCAAGACAAGTTAGCTGAGCAGTATGTAAGTGATGCTGAAGGCAAGCAAGACAAGTTAGCTGAGCAGTATGTAAGTGATGCTGAAGGCAAGCAAGACAAGTTAGCTGAGCAGTATGTTAGTGATGCTGAAGGCAAGCAAGACAAGTTAGCTGAGCAGTATGTTAGTGATGCTGAAGGCAAGCAAGACATGTTTGCTGAGCAGTATGTAAGTGATGCTGAAGGCAAGCAAGACATGTTTGCTGAGCAGTATGGAAGTGATGCTGAAGGCAAGCAAGACAAGTTAGCTGAGCAGTATGTAAGTGATGCTGAAGGCAAGCAAGACAAGTTAGCTGAGCAGTATGTTAGTGATGCTGAAGGCAAGCAAGACAAGTTAGCTGAGCAGTATGTTAGTGATGCTGAAGGCAAGCAAGACATGTTAGCTGAGCAGTATGTTAGTGATGCTGAAGGCAAGCAAGAGCACACCACAAAgagctcttag
- the mrps23 gene encoding small ribosomal subunit protein mS23 isoform X2 — protein sequence MRSGVKKPEEKPIWYDVYKAFPPKREPLHVRSCTRFKVQGQDDKKPDPVPEIFYAEDEVRAKFYDQYGMGSQPFNLFKSDFVSTSQRFVKKYEELKSHSEMDKSLLFEQTAKALLAEGIILRRRGAPVLALARSTQTSKYSGRDPVLGWKLTDMFAEQDVSDAEGKQDMFAEQYGSDAEGKQDKLAEQYVSDAEGKQDKLAEQYVSDAEGKQDKLAEQYVSDAEGKQDKLAEQYVSDAEGKQDMFAEQYVSDAEGKQDMFAEQYGSDAEGKQDKLAEQYVSDAEGKQDKLAEQYVSDAEGKQDKLAEQYVSDAEGKQDMLAEQYVSDAEGKQEHTTKSS from the exons ATGCGGTCtggagtgaaaaagccagaagAGAAACCGATCTGGTATGATGTGTACAAAGCTTTTCCACCAAAACGGGAACCACTTCATGTGAGGTCCTGTACAAGATTCAAGGTTCAAGGTCAAGATGACAAGAAACCAGACCCCGTGCCTGAAATTTTCTACGCAGAAGATGAAGTTAGAGC GAAGTTCTATGACCAGTACGGGATGGGTTCTCAGCCGTTCAACCTTTTCAAATCAGACTTCGTCTCTACCAGTCAGAG GTTTGTCAAGAAGTATGAAGAGTTAAAGAGCCACTCTGAGATGGACAAGTCTCTTCTATTTGAGCAGACTGCAAAGGCTTTACTAGCAGAAGGCATCATACTGAGGAGAAGAGGTGCTCCAGTGCTAGCTCTGGCCAGAAGCACTCAGACATCCAAATATTCA GGCAGAGATCCAGTGTTGGGGTGGAAGCTGACTGACATGTTTGCTGAGCAGGATGTAAGTGATGCTGAAGGCAAGCAAGACATGTTTGCTGAGCAGTATGGAAGTGATGCTGAAGGCAAGCAAGACAAGTTAGCTGAGCAGTATGTAAGTGATGCTGAAGGCAAGCAAGACAAGTTAGCTGAGCAGTATGTAAGTGATGCTGAAGGCAAGCAAGACAAGTTAGCTGAGCAGTATGTTAGTGATGCTGAAGGCAAGCAAGACAAGTTAGCTGAGCAGTATGTTAGTGATGCTGAAGGCAAGCAAGACATGTTTGCTGAGCAGTATGTAAGTGATGCTGAAGGCAAGCAAGACATGTTTGCTGAGCAGTATGGAAGTGATGCTGAAGGCAAGCAAGACAAGTTAGCTGAGCAGTATGTAAGTGATGCTGAAGGCAAGCAAGACAAGTTAGCTGAGCAGTATGTTAGTGATGCTGAAGGCAAGCAAGACAAGTTAGCTGAGCAGTATGTTAGTGATGCTGAAGGCAAGCAAGACATGTTAGCTGAGCAGTATGTTAGTGATGCTGAAGGCAAGCAAGAGCACACCACAAAgagctcttag